One window from the genome of Dermacentor silvarum isolate Dsil-2018 chromosome 5, BIME_Dsil_1.4, whole genome shotgun sequence encodes:
- the LOC125945392 gene encoding uncharacterized protein LOC125945392, with product MQMEVVFLYRMPSLRLPVIRRRRLVCLYKEAPDTAGLLEDLYSVCTDVVYGQFYLDKAGLFAKQRFVDIACKYHFRSRSLVDTEQPTLEHRLPDKSRYAHAPRILGWLGGELSDAGDFSRLAGESAKALQSFAHNFATWLEAWSFDGAHLDWRYPGGPCEVADDYNTFARLLQLLRSKTRLLSVALPYKEAMLARRFDIKNIASLADMLVVSTDETLAEDYTGQPSCPGAALPQVAASLWRVRRMAAASELQQQQSTANRDVQLCHTVSLASIVYYRSFAQPSNLSKGLFVVSSVVPYSDHCLKKAGYRNQPLLNEPGCTALVRDSNNAPR from the exons ATGCAGATggaagttgtatttctgtatcgGATG CCCAGCCTCCGGCTTCCCGTCATTCGCCGACGGCGCCTGGTATGCCTGTACAAGGAGGCGCCCGACACCGCGGGCCTGTTGGAGGACCTCTACAGCGTGTGCACTGACGTCGTCTACGGACAATTCTACCTGGACAAAGCCGGTCTGTTCGCGAAGCAG CGCTTCGTCGACATAGCTTGTAAGTATCACTTTCGTTCCCGTTCACTGGTTGACACGGAGCAGCCAACGTTGGAACACAGGCTGCCGGACAAGTCTCGATACGCGCACGCGCCTCGCATTCTGGGCTGGCTGGGCGGTGAGCTGAGCGACGCTGGCGACTTCTCAAGACTCGCCGGCGAGTCCGCGAAGGCGCTGCAAAGCTTCGCCCACAATTTCGCGACGTGGCTGGAAGCGTGGTCCTTCGACGGTGCGCACCTGGACTGGAGGTACCCAG GTGGTCCTTGCGAGGTAGCAGACGATTACAACACGTTTGCGAGACTCCTGCAACTCCTGCGAAGCAAGACTCGCCTTCTCTCAGTGGCCCTTCCGTACAAGGAGGCAATGCTTGCCAGACGCTTTGATATCAAGAATATCGCCAG CTTAGCCGACATGTTGGTTGTGAGTACTGACGAGACGTTGGCCGAGGACTACACTGGTCAGCCGAGCTGCCCCGGCGCAGCCCTGCCTCAGGTGGCTGCTTCCTTGTGGAGGGTTCGCCGCATGGCTGCGGCCTcggagctgcagcagcagcaatcCACCGCCAACCGCGATGTGCAGCTCTGCCACACGGTGTCGCTAGCTTCCATCGTCTACTACCGCAGCTTCGCCCAGCCGTCCAACTTGAGCAAAGG ACTTTTCGTCGTGAGCTCGGTGGTTCCCTACAGCGACCACTGCCTGAAGAAGGCGGGTTACCGTAACCAACCACTGCTCAACGAGCCTGGATGCACGGCGCTTGTGCGCGACAGCAACAATGCCCCCAGGTGA